Sequence from the Planifilum fimeticola genome:
TGTCACCCTCGTCCTGATGCTGCTCAGCCTGATCCTCAGCGAACAGCTGGAGCGGACGGTGAATCAGGGAGAGCAGAAGTATCTGCTCAACCTGGCCCGCCACATCCAGGAATCCCTACAGGATGAGGCGAAACCCGATTCGGAATACGTGTCCGCCCTTTTGCGGGTCACTGAACTGTTCGACGTGCATTCGATCATCCTAGGTCCGGACAAATCCACCCGCTCGTTGAACGGTTCGCCCGGTTCCCCGGAAATTCCGTGGCAGGCCATTTTGAAGGAGACGGAGATCGAACGGGTATATCAGGGGAAAGAGGTGGTCCTACGGGGAAGGGTGCAGGTGGGGAAGAGTGAGCATGCCTTTCCCCTCTTCAAGGACGAGATCCTCCTGGCGGCGGTTCCGCTGAAATCGGACGGAAAGGTGACGGGCGCCGTCGTCCTATATCAGGAGCACGATCAGTTGACGGAGACCGACATCAAGCGATGGATCGTTTACTCCGCCTTGATCAGCATTTTTTTGACGACGATTTTCGCCTTTTTCCTCTCCACCCGCATCACCCAGCCTCTTATTCAGATGAAGCGGGCGGCGGAAAAGATGGCCCAGGGGCATTTTTCGATCCGGCTTCCCGTCCGACAGCGCGAGAGGGATGAGATCGGCGATCTGGCCATCAGTTTCAACCGGATGGCGGAGCAGCTCCATGAGTCGGTGGAGGCGCTCTCTCACGAGAAGGAACAGCTGGCCAGCATTTTGCGCAGCATGGTGGACGGGGTGATCACGATGGACGCGGAGGGAAAAATCATCGTGGTCAATCCGCCGGCCGAGCGACTGCTCGCCTCCTGGTCCGACGAGGAGGAAGAAAGCGGAAGCTTGCCCCCTCCCCTTCGGGAGATCTTTCGGACGGTGGTGAGGGATGAAAGGGATCACGCCGCCGATGTCACCCTTCACGGCCGTACGTGGGCGGTGGTCATGGCCCCCCTTTACGCCGGGGATCAGGTGAGGGGAGCGGTGGCCGTTCTCCGGGATGTGACGGAGGAACGCCGGATGGATAAGCTCAGAAAGGATTTCGTGGCCAATGTCTCCCATGAATTGCGGACTCCCCTTTCCATGCTTCAGGGATACAGCGAGGCGCTGCTGGATGATATCGCCCAGTCTCCCGAGATGCGCAGGGAGCTGGCCCAGGTGATTCACGACGAGACCTTGCGGATGGGCAGGCTGGTGAGGGATTTGCTGGATCTGGCCCGGATGGAGTCGGGGCACATCGAGATCGAACGGACCCGGGTGAGCGTTTCTGCGCTGATCAAGCGGGTGGTCCGCAAATTCCAGGGACTTGCCGGAGAGCAGAAGGTGAACTTGAAGTGGGAGGTTCAATCCGATTTGCCGGAGGTTTATTGGGATGAGGACAAGGTGGAGCAGGTGTTGACCAATCTGGTGGACAATGCCATCCGGCACACCCCCGAGGGAGGGGAGATTTGTCTCAAGGCGGCCCCGAGCAACGGCAAAAAGGTGTCGCTGACGGTGCGGGACACGGGAAGCGGCATTCCCGAGGAAGACCTTCCCTTTATCTTTGAGCGCTTTTACAAAGCGGACAAGGCGCGAACCCGGGGGCAGTCGGGAACCGGACTGGGGCTTGCCATCGTCAAGCACATGGTGGATGCCCACGGCGGAACGGTTTCCGTGGAAAGCCGCCTGGGGGAAGGCACCACCTTCACGGTGAAGCTACCCGTGGGCAGCGACGGGGAGAAATAGGGAAATATGAAGGAACCGGATGCCGAAAGGCATCCGGTTTTTCGCATTCATGGCGGGTTCCGACGGGATCACTTTTGCATTTCC
This genomic interval carries:
- a CDS encoding ATP-binding protein, coding for MIWRSVVGKLWLTIIGLVTLVLMLLSLILSEQLERTVNQGEQKYLLNLARHIQESLQDEAKPDSEYVSALLRVTELFDVHSIILGPDKSTRSLNGSPGSPEIPWQAILKETEIERVYQGKEVVLRGRVQVGKSEHAFPLFKDEILLAAVPLKSDGKVTGAVVLYQEHDQLTETDIKRWIVYSALISIFLTTIFAFFLSTRITQPLIQMKRAAEKMAQGHFSIRLPVRQRERDEIGDLAISFNRMAEQLHESVEALSHEKEQLASILRSMVDGVITMDAEGKIIVVNPPAERLLASWSDEEEESGSLPPPLREIFRTVVRDERDHAADVTLHGRTWAVVMAPLYAGDQVRGAVAVLRDVTEERRMDKLRKDFVANVSHELRTPLSMLQGYSEALLDDIAQSPEMRRELAQVIHDETLRMGRLVRDLLDLARMESGHIEIERTRVSVSALIKRVVRKFQGLAGEQKVNLKWEVQSDLPEVYWDEDKVEQVLTNLVDNAIRHTPEGGEICLKAAPSNGKKVSLTVRDTGSGIPEEDLPFIFERFYKADKARTRGQSGTGLGLAIVKHMVDAHGGTVSVESRLGEGTTFTVKLPVGSDGEK